A window of Nasonia vitripennis strain AsymCx chromosome 3 unlocalized genomic scaffold, Nvit_psr_1.1 chr3_random0004, whole genome shotgun sequence contains these coding sequences:
- the LOC100119142 gene encoding UDP-glucuronosyltransferase 2B2-like has translation MKTILLFLIVTSVAFAESYRILSIFPFNGKSHNVMFNALVRGLSERGHQVDDITHFPLKKPPKNYKTIVNLNGTLKSVVNSFDINLVNPYLGTSFLLLLWTTGIICVNAFGAHCFMGFGHIFKVPVVAVSSSVEYSCISDFIGNFDHPAFVPNALLQDYNKTKFWDRLKNLFIHHWSSYKFKMLTENIQTDYMRKYLSPDMPNIRDVERTVALTLVNSHPVILGAKPVVPSLIEVGGLHIIDDGSKLTSEMQKWLDESVDGIVYFTFGSLVLIETFPEETLNAMYKSLSKLAPMRVLMKIVDKSKLPSGLPPNVLTFPWIPQQAVLAHKNVRAFITHSGLMGSQEALYFGVPMIGIPLFGDQVRNVATFVAKNIAVKLDVDGCLKNAQTFSKLFRDRPMSAMDTAIFWIEYVIRDGPDALKSPALNVSWWQLALVDLNAFIFLSVILVLTLTFYLSRLISRGCLMRLSKKIKTQ, from the exons ATGAAAACcattttgttatttctcaTTGTTACAAGTGTAGCTTTCGCAGAATCATATAGAATCTTAAGCATATTTCCTTTTAATGGGAAGAGTCATAATGTAATGTTCAATGCATTAGTGAGAGGCCTATCGGAGCGCGGTCATCAAGTCGATGACATAACACATTTCCCACTAAAAAAACCaccaaaaaattataaaaccaTCGTAAACTTGAACGGGACGTTAAAAAGTGTAGTTAATAGTTTTGATATAAATCTTGTGAATCCTTATCTGGGGACATCGTTTCTTTTGTTGCTGTGGACTACGGGAATAATTTGTGTAAAC GCGTTTGGGGCTCATTGTTTTATGGGATTCGgacatattttcaaagtacCAGTGGTTGCTGTTTCATCATCAGTAGAATATTCATGCATTAGTGACTTTATTGGAAACTTTGATCATCCAGCATTCGTACCAAATGCACTTTTACAAGATTATAACAAGACCAAATTCTGGGATcgcttaaaaaatttgtttatccACCACTGGAGttcatataaatttaaaatgctAACAGAAAACATTCAAACAGATTATATGAGAAAATATTTAAGTCCTGATATGCCCAATATCCGAGATGTGGAAAGAACTGTGGCTTTAACCTTGGTTAATTCTCATCCCGTGATATTAGGAGCTAAACCTGTAGTTCCATCATTGATAGAAGTTGGTGGTTTGCATATTATTGATGATGGCTCTAAACTCACTTCG GAAATGCAAAAATGGTTAGATGAAAGTGTCGATGGTATAGTTTACTTCACATTTGGATCTTTGGTATTGATTGAAACCTTTCCGGAAGAAACCCTTAATGCTATGTATAAATCATTGTCAAAACTAGCACCTATGCGGGtattaatgaaaattgtagACAAAAGTAAACTTCCATCGGGTTTGCCACCAAATGTTTTAACTTTTCCATGGATCCCACAACAGGCAGTATTAG CTCATAAGAATGTTCGAGCTTTTATAACACACAGTGGATTGATGGGTTCACAAGAAGCTTTGTATTTCGGAGTTCCTATGATAGGTATTCCATTGTTCGGCGATCAAGTACGAAACGTCGCAACATTCGTAGCTAAAAACATTGCAGTGAAACTCGACGTGGATGGAT GTTT AAAAAATGCCCAGACTTTCTCAAAATTATTCAGAGATAGACCGATGAGCGCGATGGACACTGCTATATTTTGGATTGAATATGTTATTCGTGATGGACCCGATGCTCTGAAATCTCCCGCCCTCAACGTTTCCTGGTGGCAGTTAGCACTAGTGGATCTGAacgctttcatttttctttcagtAATATTAGTTTTAACGTTGACGTTTTATCTCAGTCGTTTGATTTCCAGGGGCTGCCTTATGAGGctatctaaaaaaataaaaactcaaTAA